The genome window AAAAAAGAATATGAAGACTTAGGTTTTACTTTTAGTATCCTAGACAATCATTTTATTAATGCACCAGATAATTTAGTAGATGATATAATGATGAAAATAAGTAGCTTTGAAAATTCTAAGAAGAAAAGTGCAAAGCTTTTAAAGAATCTAGGCTCTAGCTTTGTAGCAGCAGGAATAATGCTTTCATTACTTAACTTTTCAGATTATGATTTGAAAATTATAGCAAGAGGTTTATATAGAAGTGCTTTTGAATTAAATCAAGTTGTGACTAACCCTATTATTAAATTATCAGAAAGCTTAAAACATCTAACAAATTATAATAACAATAATATGAAATAGATAAAAGGAGGTAGGGCGTATGAAATGTGAATACCATAAGAATCTAGAATCAAGCCACATTTGTGCGGATTGTGGAGTAAGTATATGCAGAGATTGTGCAGTTGATGATAATGGAAAAACAATATGTTTAGAATGCGCAAAGAAAAAAGGGTTGCCAATTATAAAGAATATTTCTTATGAAAATAATACAAACAGCTATAATTCAAATAATCATTATACAGACAATCATAATAGAACTAATTATCAGTCAAGTAATGTAAACTACTATGGTGGAAGAGCTCCAAAAAAATATAGTACTTTTTGGTCAATTATCTTTTCTTTTCTACCAGGTGGAGGACACATGTACTTAGGATTAATGAAAAGAGGACTTCAATTTATGCTGTTGTTCTTTGGAACTATTGCTTTATCTGGTCTCATTTATTCAGCGGACTTTCTAATATTCTTTGCTGTAGTTGTGTGGTTCTATAGCTTTTTTGATTGCATTCATATGAGAAAGAGGCTTGAGCATGGTGAAAACGTCGATGAAGATTTGATCTTTCCTATAGATACTAAAAACTTAAATGCAAAGCATCTAGGAATGGCATTTATAATTTTAGGTGGACTAGTATTACTAAATGAGCTTTTTGATCAACTAGTTTATATAGCTAACAGGATGAACATCTACTCTGAGTCTGTTAAAGTCACTATAAGGCTTATAAGAGAGTCAATATTTCCTGTAGTACTGATAATTATAGGTTTCTTTTTACTAAAAAGAACTAAGAATAATGTTAATGATTAAGCTAGGATTCCTAGCTTTTTCTTTTATTTTTTTAATAGTTTCTGCTATACTATATATAGCTTAACTGAGAGGTGTTACTATGCTAGAAACTAATATAGAAAAATTTATAATATGTGCCTGCAGTGAAGAAGTTCGTAGATATAAAGAAAGCTTTTATCAGCCCGATGAGCTAGAACATGATAAAAATCAATGGACCTATATAGTGGAGCTTATGATTATTACTATTAAGTCTCTTATTCCTGATGAAGTCCACCATGGTTCAGTAATAGATTATAAAAGATTTAATGAAGAGTTAAAACTATGGTATCACTATAGACATGGAGATAATATTAGCTTATTAGGAAGTTTATATAATGATGAAAAAACTTATTGGGACTATGAAGATGATAGCATATTTTCAAGAATTACTCCTATAGTCTTCGTAAACGAAGATTGGATAGTAGCTAAAAAGGAAGTATTAAAGAACATTCTTTACTCTTCAGGAAATATATACTCCATTTTTGAAGGACTAGCTCTTAGTAAGCTGTTTTTTTTGCTTATTAATAATATAAGTATTAATTATGATGAGCTAATTAATCAAATTAAAGAAGAAATGATTTGCTTTTCACAAAAGGATTTTATTAGAATGCATTCTAAAGACTTTAAATTCTCATTAGATACATACAAAGGTAATTTTGTTATTGATTTTGAAAGAAAGCGTATCGAAATACTTAATATATTAAATGGGGTGAATTTAAGCTCGAAGTATAGTATTTTAAAGCAATCTTTAAATGTACTAAGAGAACAAGGGGAAAGTGGACTACCTACTTTTTTTCTTGGAGGTCTAAAAGGGTTAAAGTCAGTTTGCAACTATACTCCTATAAAGGATGAAGAGTTTATTAAAAGCTTGTGTGGTTTTTTGGTGAAGTTAAGGAAGGGAAGGTTTTCAGTTGAAAGTCTTAAAATAGATAAATACTTGTTACCTGATGTATTTCAATATAAGGAGGGAGATGTGTTTTTTCATACTTTATTGAAGAAATGCCAGGTTGTTAAGATAATAAATGAGCCTAAAAGAATAACAAGCTTCATAAGAACAAAAACAGGTATTTATAGATTTAGGAGATATAAAGGTTAGGATTAAGAAAGAAAAGTGGATAATAACCACTTTTCTTTCCTATAAATCTTTATTTAAATATTTTATAAATTCATCCTCACTTGTATCTGCCAATTCGCTTAATTCTCTAATAATGTTATCTTTTAGCTTAAGAAAAGTATCAATGTTAGTGTTCTTTCCTGTATATTCAAGGGCTTCTAATATTACCAACATGTCTTTTTTTGAGATTTCAGCAATTGATATTTTCTCGAATTCTTGCATTTTATTAAATCCCTCCTCTAGTGCATACTAATATAATTGTTAATTAATCTAATCTATTCTATTCTATAAAAAAAGATAAATACCTTCACTAATTTACAAATTTTTTCGCTAAAATTCTGTGAATTTTTTGGATAGTAGAATAATGCAATACTATTTTAACTATGGCTTTATAATTGCATAACACCAATAGACTAATAAAAAAATATATGTTAATAATATTGGAATATATAGCTTTTGTTTGATAATATAAGTAATGATACTATTACATAGTAATTAGAAGGTAGGTTTTAAAATGAAAATATTAATTACGACTTTAAATTCGAAATTTATTCATACTTCTCTTTCTATTAGATATTTGAAAAGTTTTGCTAAGGATGATTTTCCAAACATAGAGCTTGAAGAATATACTATAAATCAAAGTATAGATTATATAGTAGGAGATATATATAAGAAGGAAATAGATGTAGTAGCCTTTTCTTGTTATATATGGAATATTGAACATATACTTCACATATCAGAGGTGTTAAAACTAGTACGGCCTAATCTTAAAATTATACTTGGTGGGCCAGAGGTATCCTTTGATGGAGAAGATTTGATTAAAAATAATACATTCATTGATTATATAATTTATGGAGAAGGAGAAGAGACTTTTAAGGAACTTCTATTAGAACTTAAAAATGAGAAAGATGATTTAAGAAACGTAAAAGGTTTGATTTTTAGAAAGGGAGAGGAAGTATTTACAAATGAACCTCGACCTCTGATACAAGACCTAGATATAATTCCTTCACCTTTTGATGATGATTTGAAGAATTTTAAAAATAAAATAGTCTATTTTGAGAGCTCAAGGGGCTGTCCTTTTAACTGTAGATTTTGTCTTTCTTCAACTATTAAGGGAGTAAGATTTTTCTCTATTGAAAGAGTAAAAAAGGATTTAAAAAAGCTGATAGATGCCAATGTTAAACAAGTGAAGTTTGTAGATAGAACATTTAATGCAAGAAAAGAGTATGCCCTTGAAATAATGAATTTTATCATAGGACAGAACCCAAATAATATTAACTTCCACTTTGAGGTGACTGCTCATTTGCTAGATGATGAGGTTTTAAGCTTCTTAAAGAATGTACCAGAAGGGTTATTTCAGTTCGAGATAGGAGTACAGTCAACTAATCCTCAAACACTAGAGGCTATAGATAGGGTAACTAATATAGAGAAGCTAATGGATGTAGTGAAAAGGATTAAGAGCTATAATAATATACATCAGCATTTAGATTTAATAGCAGGACTTCCCTACGAAGATTTAAATAGCTTCAAGAATTCATTTAATGATATATATTCATTAAGACCTGAAAAGCTGCAGTTAGGATTTTTAAAACTTTTAAAAGGTTCTGAACTTAGAAACAAAAAGGACAAATATGGTTACAAAT of Proteiniborus sp. DW1 contains these proteins:
- a CDS encoding zf-HC2 domain-containing protein codes for the protein MECKEVLILVDKYFENRLSDIEKHNVKKHLEKCNRCKKEYEDLGFTFSILDNHFINAPDNLVDDIMMKISSFENSKKKSAKLLKNLGSSFVAAGIMLSLLNFSDYDLKIIARGLYRSAFELNQVVTNPIIKLSESLKHLTNYNNNNMK
- a CDS encoding B12-binding domain-containing radical SAM protein, whose product is MKILITTLNSKFIHTSLSIRYLKSFAKDDFPNIELEEYTINQSIDYIVGDIYKKEIDVVAFSCYIWNIEHILHISEVLKLVRPNLKIILGGPEVSFDGEDLIKNNTFIDYIIYGEGEETFKELLLELKNEKDDLRNVKGLIFRKGEEVFTNEPRPLIQDLDIIPSPFDDDLKNFKNKIVYFESSRGCPFNCRFCLSSTIKGVRFFSIERVKKDLKKLIDANVKQVKFVDRTFNARKEYALEIMNFIIGQNPNNINFHFEVTAHLLDDEVLSFLKNVPEGLFQFEIGVQSTNPQTLEAIDRVTNIEKLMDVVKRIKSYNNIHQHLDLIAGLPYEDLNSFKNSFNDIYSLRPEKLQLGFLKLLKGSELRNKKDKYGYKFIAKPPYEVLESNFINYREMLKLKAVEDLVEKYANELYFENSLNYIIRYFYQKPYDFFESFAEYWDKNELSNKAHSRTDLYKILLEFYSKNIGEHILLFRDILRFDFVYNTKSPTIPHFMKNTNEDISKAKKHDFFKKQSNLEKYIPEYLNIPTKKIINEVYIEKFNYDILEIIEKSYNLDMVNTLDTYILFVYNNDRKVFERCKYFNITEEFLHEE